A section of the Triticum dicoccoides isolate Atlit2015 ecotype Zavitan chromosome 7A, WEW_v2.0, whole genome shotgun sequence genome encodes:
- the LOC119330069 gene encoding ribose-phosphate pyrophosphokinase 2, chloroplastic-like: MAATAAASPSSSLLLSRRHGASSSSSSASRAGASRLRAPRCVLGTAEQLRVVEAGKPVGGADPWAAAWTPKTPAQEARLAALPQEARDSRLKIFSGTANRPLAQEIASYLGVDLGKILIKRFADGEIYVQLQESVRGCDVFLVQPTCSPVNENLMELFIMIDACRRASARSITVVIPYFGYARADRKAQGREAITAKLAANLLTEAGSDRVIVCDMHSAQALGYFDIPVDHIYGQPVILDYLASKTISKDLVVVSPDVGGVVRARAFAKKLSDAPLAIVDKRRQGHNLSEVMHLIGDVKGKVAIMVDDMIDTAGTITSGAALLKQEGAEAVYACCTHAVLSPPAIERLSGGIFEEVIVTNSILLPEDKCFPQLTVLSMANLVAETIWHVHRDGSVSSIFQ, encoded by the exons ATGGCGGCTACCGCGGCGGCGTCGCCCTCCTCCTCCCTGCTCCTCTCCCGCCGCCACggcgcgtcctcctcctcgtcgtcggcgtCCCGCGCCGGCGCCTCCCGCCTCCGCGCGCCG AGGTGCGTGCTCGGGACGGCGGAGCAGCTGCGGGTGGTCGAGGCGGGGAAGCCGGTGGGCGGGGCCGACCCGTGGGCCGCGGCCTGGACGCCCAAGACGCCCGCGCAGGAGGCCAGGCTCGCCGCGCTGCCGCAGGAGGCGCGCGACTCCAGGCTCAAGATCTTCTCCGGCACCGCCAACCGCCCGCTCGCGCAG GAAATTGCTTCTTATCTGGGCGTAGACCTTGGCAAGATCCTTATCAAGCGCTTTGCTGATGGAGAAATCTACGTGCAACTGCAAGAGAGTGTGAGAGGCTGCGATGTCTTCTTGGTGCAGCCCACTTGCTCTCCTGTCAATGAAAACCTCATGGAGCTCTTCATCATGATTGATGCATGTCGGCGGGCATCAGCGCGATCTATTACCGTTGTCATTCCGTACTTTGGATATGCCAGAGCAGACAGAAAG GCTCAAGGACGTGAGGCAATTACTGCCAAATTGGCTGCGAATTTACTCACAGAAGCTGGCAGTGATCGTGTCATAGTATGTGATATGCATTCTGCACAAGCATTGGGATACTTTGATATTCCTGTGGACCATATATATGGACAG CCTGTGATTCTGGATTACCTTGCTAGCAAGACAATTTCTAAGGATCTTGTAGTTGTTTCTCCTGATGTGGGTGGTGTTGTTAGAGCACGTGCATTTGCCAAGAAATTGTCTGACGCCCCTTTAGCTATTGTTGACAAAAGAAGACAGGGTCACAATCTGTCAGAG GTCATGCACTTAATTGGTGATGTGAAAGGGAAAGTTGCTATCATGGTTGATGACATGATTGACACAGCAG GGACAATTACTAGCGGAGCAGCATTGTTAAAACAGGAGGGAGCAGAGGCTGTTTATGCTTGTTGCACACATGCTGTCCTCAG CCCACCTGCAATTGAAAGGCTTTCTGGGGGCATCTTTGAGGAAGTCATAGTTACGAACTCCATCCTGCTACCAGAGGACAAATGCTTCCCTCAGCTCACGGTGCTCTCCATGGCAAACCTTGTAGCAGAAACTATCTGGCATGTTCACCGTGACGGCTCAGTGAGCAGCATCTTCCAATAA